The DNA window ACCGTCGCCGTGGCAACGTCCTGCACGTGTACGTAGTTCTTCCCGCCCGCCGGGTAGCCGATCAGCCGCCCCCGGTAGAGTTCCAGCAGCAGTTGCCCCGATGTGGGTTTAGCGTCCAGCGACCCCAGCATAAACGTCGGGTGGACCAACACGGCGGGCAGTCCCGTTTCGCGCACGGCCTGCTCGACCAGCAGCGTCGCGGCCCGTTTGCTGTCGATATAGTCGGAGCCGTAGCGGTGGCCGGCGAAGAGGGTTGTTTCGTCGCCGGGCAGGTCGAGCGTGCCGAAGCCGAAGACGTTGGCCGTGCCGACGTACACCAGCCGCCCGACACCCGCCTGCTGCACCGCCCGAATCACGTTGGCCGTTCCCGTCTGATTGACGGCCCAGAGTGCCGGGCTGCGGGCGGGGTTGACCTGCGCCAGCGCAGCCGCATGGATGACGGCGTCACAACCCGTAGCCGCCCGGTCGAGGGCGTCGGCGTCCAGGATGTCGCCTTCAACAAGCTCGATGGGCAGATTGGCCAGCGTCGGGCTGTTCGTCCGCGACCGCACGAAAGCCCGCACCGCATAGCCGCGCCGGAGCAGTTCGCGGGTTAGGTGGCTACCCAAAAAGCCATTGGCCCCCGTCAGTAGAACGGTTTGATTCATCAGCGGTACGAGAGCATCGCTTTATAGGTCCGGGCGATACGGGGGGGCGACACCTTCAGAAAAAACAGCGAAAAAGCGGTTAGGTTCGCCAGTTGCACCCGTAACCAGCTATTGGTCTCGTACTTACGAGCCGACACATACACGTCTTTCGGCACGATCCAGAACCGGGCCACCCGGCGGATGCGGATGATAATCTCGAAATCTTCCATGATGACATACCGTTCGTCGAACCCACCCAGCCGGTCGAACAGGGCGCGGGTGATAAATAGCGTCTGATCGCCCCCGCGACTCATTATTCCCGGAAAGCGGGTGCCATAGCTATTGAATCGCAGCATGGGTTTGTCCGACGCGAAGCGAAACCGGTAGCAGCCTGCTTCGTAACCTTCCCGCACAGCCTCAGTGATGTCGGCAACGAAGTCAGAGTGGATCACCACGTCGGCATGGACGAAGTACAGCACTTCCCCCGTTGCCAGCGACGCGCCGTAGTTCATCTGCGCAGCCCTCCCCTTCCGGGGCGACTGTCGTACAACGCCCCCCGCCTGCCGGGCCATGTCGGCTGTACCGTCGGGGCTGTTGGCGTCGATCACCAGCACCTCGCATAGATCCGTGCCGCCACAGGTCAGCAACTGGGTTACGAGCGGGCCGATGGTCGCGGCTTCGTTGTAGGTTGGAATAATTACACTAATCGTCATAGTCTGTACAAGTGCAGTTGCCCCGTGTCTTCACGGACATTGCTCGCGGTGGGTTACGGCTGACGCATAGGTGTCTGCCTCCGTGGCGCGGTGAGGACACAGGCATTCGCAATCAGAATCAAAACGCTTCGCCGATGGTCAGATAAAACCCGCTCGATTGCTGACCGAAG is part of the Spirosoma rhododendri genome and encodes:
- a CDS encoding TIGR04283 family arsenosugar biosynthesis glycosyltransferase codes for the protein MTISVIIPTYNEAATIGPLVTQLLTCGGTDLCEVLVIDANSPDGTADMARQAGGVVRQSPRKGRAAQMNYGASLATGEVLYFVHADVVIHSDFVADITEAVREGYEAGCYRFRFASDKPMLRFNSYGTRFPGIMSRGGDQTLFITRALFDRLGGFDERYVIMEDFEIIIRIRRVARFWIVPKDVYVSARKYETNSWLRVQLANLTAFSLFFLKVSPPRIARTYKAMLSYR
- a CDS encoding NAD-dependent epimerase/dehydratase family protein, giving the protein MNQTVLLTGANGFLGSHLTRELLRRGYAVRAFVRSRTNSPTLANLPIELVEGDILDADALDRAATGCDAVIHAAALAQVNPARSPALWAVNQTGTANVIRAVQQAGVGRLVYVGTANVFGFGTLDLPGDETTLFAGHRYGSDYIDSKRAATLLVEQAVRETGLPAVLVHPTFMLGSLDAKPTSGQLLLELYRGRLIGYPAGGKNYVHVQDVATATVNALTQGRIGESYILGHQNLSYRDAFRLMAERMNVQPPRLSLPPALARLYGYGCDAWTRLTGRPAPVNSAMVAVANDGHYFQSRKAIAELGLTQTPIETAIDEAFDWFNEHDYVTRRTR